Proteins co-encoded in one Streptomyces sp. NBC_01283 genomic window:
- the meaB gene encoding methylmalonyl Co-A mutase-associated GTPase MeaB, with translation MQDVPSLVAQAREGRPRAVARLISLVEGASPQLREVMAALAPLAGHAYVVGLTGSPGVGKSTSTSALVSAYRRAGKRVGVLAVDPSSPFSGGALLGDRVRMSEHASDPGVYIRSMATRGHLGGLAWSAPQAIRVLDAAGCDVILVETVGVGQSEVEIASQADTSVVLLAPGMGDGIQAAKAGILEIGDVYVVNKADRDGADATARELNHMLGLGESRGAGDWRPPIVKTVAARGEGIDEVVEALEKHRAWMEERGVLAERRAARAAREVETIAVTALRERIADLHGDARLSALAERIVAGELDPYAAADELVASLTSG, from the coding sequence ATGCAGGACGTCCCCTCCCTGGTGGCGCAGGCCCGCGAGGGCAGGCCACGGGCCGTGGCCCGGCTGATCTCACTGGTCGAGGGGGCGTCACCGCAGCTCCGCGAGGTCATGGCGGCGCTGGCTCCGCTGGCGGGCCACGCGTACGTGGTGGGCCTCACGGGATCGCCCGGTGTCGGCAAGTCGACTTCGACGTCGGCGCTGGTGTCGGCGTACCGGCGGGCGGGGAAGCGGGTCGGCGTCCTTGCCGTCGACCCGTCGTCCCCCTTCTCCGGGGGCGCGCTGCTCGGTGACCGGGTCCGGATGTCGGAGCACGCGTCCGACCCCGGGGTCTACATCCGCTCGATGGCGACGCGCGGCCACCTGGGCGGCCTCGCGTGGTCGGCGCCGCAGGCGATCCGTGTCCTGGACGCGGCGGGCTGCGACGTGATCCTGGTCGAGACGGTCGGCGTGGGCCAGTCCGAGGTGGAGATCGCCTCGCAGGCGGACACGTCGGTGGTGCTGCTCGCCCCCGGCATGGGCGACGGAATCCAGGCGGCGAAGGCCGGAATCCTGGAGATCGGTGACGTGTACGTCGTCAACAAGGCGGACCGGGACGGCGCGGACGCGACCGCGCGAGAGCTGAACCACATGCTGGGGCTCGGGGAGTCGCGGGGCGCCGGGGACTGGCGTCCGCCCATCGTGAAGACGGTGGCCGCCCGGGGCGAGGGCATCGACGAGGTCGTCGAGGCCCTGGAGAAGCACCGGGCGTGGATGGAGGAGCGGGGCGTACTCGCCGAGCGGCGCGCCGCTCGGGCCGCGCGTGAGGTGGAGACCATCGCGGTCACCGCTTTGCGGGAGCGAATCGCGGATCTCCATGGAGATGCGAGGCTCTCGGCGTTGGCGGAACGGATCGTGGCGGGGGAGCTCGACCCGTACGCGGCGGCCGACGAACTGGTGGCGAGCTTGACCTCGGGTTGA
- a CDS encoding acetyl-CoA C-acetyltransferase — MSGTTGTTSVIVAGARTPMGRLLGSLKSFSGADLGGFAIKAALDRAGIGGDQVQYVIMGQVLTAGAGQIPARQAAVKAGIPMNVPALTVNKVCLSGLDAIALADQLIRAGEFDVVVAGGQESMTNAPHLLPKSREGYKYGAIEMLDSMAYDGLTDSFENIAMGESTEKHNTRLGIARPEQDEIAAASHQRAAAAQKNGIFEAEITPVEIPQRKGDPVLFSKDEGIRAETTAESLGKLRPAFTKDGTITAGTSSQISDGAAAVVVMSKAKAEELGLDWIAEIGAHGNVAGPDNSLQSQPSNAIQHALKKEGLDVADLDLIEINEAFAAVAVQSMKDLGVSSEKVNVNGGAIALGHPIGMSGARVVLHLALELKRRGGGVGAAALCGGGGQGDALIVKVAKA; from the coding sequence ATGTCTGGAACGACCGGTACCACCTCAGTGATCGTCGCGGGCGCGCGAACGCCCATGGGCCGCCTGCTCGGCTCCCTGAAGTCCTTCTCCGGCGCCGACCTGGGCGGTTTCGCGATCAAGGCCGCGCTCGACCGGGCCGGCATCGGCGGCGACCAGGTGCAGTACGTGATCATGGGGCAGGTGTTGACGGCCGGGGCAGGGCAGATCCCGGCGCGTCAGGCCGCCGTCAAGGCGGGCATCCCCATGAACGTCCCCGCGCTCACCGTCAACAAGGTGTGTCTCTCCGGGCTCGACGCGATCGCGCTCGCCGACCAGCTGATCCGCGCGGGCGAGTTCGACGTCGTCGTCGCCGGCGGCCAGGAGTCGATGACGAACGCGCCGCACCTCCTCCCCAAGTCCCGCGAGGGCTACAAGTACGGCGCCATCGAGATGCTCGACTCCATGGCGTACGACGGCCTGACCGACTCCTTCGAGAACATCGCCATGGGTGAGTCCACGGAGAAGCACAACACCCGCCTGGGCATCGCCCGCCCCGAGCAGGACGAGATCGCCGCCGCCTCGCACCAGCGCGCCGCGGCAGCCCAGAAGAACGGCATCTTCGAGGCCGAGATCACCCCGGTCGAGATCCCGCAGCGCAAGGGCGACCCGGTCCTCTTCTCCAAGGACGAGGGCATCCGCGCCGAGACGACCGCCGAGTCGCTCGGCAAGCTGCGCCCCGCCTTCACCAAGGACGGCACGATCACGGCCGGCACGTCCTCGCAGATCTCCGACGGCGCCGCGGCGGTCGTCGTGATGTCGAAGGCCAAGGCCGAGGAGCTCGGCCTGGACTGGATCGCGGAGATCGGCGCGCACGGCAACGTCGCGGGCCCGGACAACTCGCTCCAGTCCCAGCCGTCGAACGCCATCCAGCACGCCCTGAAGAAGGAGGGCCTGGACGTCGCCGACCTCGACCTCATCGAGATCAACGAGGCCTTCGCCGCGGTCGCGGTGCAGTCAATGAAGGACCTCGGGGTGTCCTCGGAAAAGGTGAACGTCAACGGCGGTGCCATCGCCCTGGGCCACCCGATCGGCATGTCCGGCGCACGCGTCGTGCTGCACCTCGCCCTTGAGCTGAAGCGGCGGGGCGGCGGCGTGGGCGCGGCCGCGCTGTGCGGTGGCGGCGGGCAGGGTGACGCACTGATCGTGAAGGTGGCGAAGGCCTGA
- the mce gene encoding methylmalonyl-CoA epimerase, with protein MLTRIDHIGIACFDLDKTVEFYRETYGFTVFHTEVNEEQGVREAMLKINETSDGGASYLQLLEPTRDDSAVGKWLAKNGEGVHHIAFGTADVDGDAAAIKDKGVRVLYEEPRIGSMGSRITFLHPKDCHGVLTELVTSAAQESPEH; from the coding sequence ATGCTGACGCGAATCGATCACATCGGGATCGCCTGTTTCGACCTCGACAAGACCGTCGAGTTCTACCGGGAGACGTACGGCTTCACGGTGTTCCACACCGAAGTCAATGAAGAGCAGGGCGTGCGCGAGGCCATGCTCAAGATCAATGAGACGAGCGACGGAGGGGCCTCCTACCTGCAGCTCCTCGAACCCACTCGCGATGATTCCGCGGTGGGCAAGTGGCTGGCGAAGAACGGTGAGGGTGTGCACCACATCGCCTTCGGCACCGCGGACGTGGACGGCGACGCCGCGGCCATCAAGGACAAGGGCGTACGCGTCCTTTACGAGGAGCCCCGAATCGGGTCCATGGGATCCCGCATCACCTTCCTGCACCCCAAGGACTGTCACGGTGTGCTGACCGAACTCGTCACCTCGGCAGCTCAGGAGTCACCGGAGCACTGA
- the scy gene encoding polarized growth protein Scy, with protein MRGYERQESSRAETDHLSRFEAEMDRLKTEREKAVQHAEDLGYQVEVLRAKLHEARRNLASRPAYDGADIGYQAEQLLRNAQIQADQLRQDAERELRDARAQTQRILQEHAEQQARLQSELHAEAVSRRQQLDQELSERRQTVESHVNENVAWAEQLRARTEQQARRLLDESRAEADQALAAARAEAERVAEEARQRMSSDAESARAEAEAILRRARSDAERLLNAASTQAQEATDHAEQLRSTTATESEQARRQATEASRAAEQRMAEAETALREARAEADKVVAEAKELASKQLSAAEGANEQRTRTAKEQVARLVGEATKEAEATRTEAEQLVADARAEAEKLIKEAAEKARTITAEETAGQLAKAARTAEDVLDKASKDAKETTKAATEEAERIRTDAETEADRLRAEAHDIAEQLKGTAKDDTKEYRAKTVELQEEARRLRGEAEQLRADAVTEGERIRSEARREAVQQIEEAARSAEELLAKAKADAEELKSAAATESDRVRTEAIERATTLRKQAEETLERTRAEADRHREEAAEQAEATKSEAEEAARALHEETERAIAARQAEAADELARLHSEAEERLASAEQALTDARAEAERIRKEASDETDRLRAESAERIRTLQSQAETEAERLRTEAAADASQARAEGENVAVRLRSDAANEAERLKTEAQESADRLRSEAAAAAERVGAEAAEALSAAQEEAARRRREAEETLSSARGEADQERERAREQSEELLASARNRVEEAQAEAVRLVEEADRRATEMVSSAEQTAQSVRDSVAGLQESAQEEIAGLRSAAEHAAERTRTEAQEEADRVRSDAYAERERAAEDANRTRREATEESEAAKSLAERTVSEAIAEAERLRSDASEYAQRSRTEASDAIASAEQDASRTRADAREDANRIRSDAASQADQLIGEARSEAERLQNETVAEAERLRTETAAEAERLRGEAASEAERVRSESVAKAEKLISDATGDAERLRADAAETVGSAQQHAERIRSEAERVKAEAAAEAERLTSQAREEAERTLDEARQAANKRRSEAAEQVDTLITEAAAEADKLTADSQEKALKATTDAEAQADTMVGAARTEADRLVAEARVEGNSLVEKARTDADELLVGARRDATAIRERSEEQRDRLSAEIEELHERARRESAEAMKSAGERCDALVKAAEEQLAEAEAKAKELVSDASSEAGKVRISAVKRAEALLKEAETKVAELVRDAERVKAEAQAEAERTVDEGKRELEVLVRRREDINAEISRVQDVLEALESFEAPPIPGAKDGGVKAGAAAGSTRSGGKPSEG; from the coding sequence GTGCGGGGCTACGAACGCCAAGAGAGCTCGCGGGCTGAGACGGACCATCTTTCGCGGTTCGAGGCCGAGATGGACCGGCTGAAGACCGAACGAGAGAAGGCTGTTCAGCACGCCGAGGACCTCGGCTATCAGGTCGAGGTGTTGCGCGCCAAGCTGCACGAGGCGCGCCGCAACCTCGCGTCCCGCCCTGCCTATGACGGCGCGGACATCGGCTATCAGGCCGAGCAGTTGCTGCGTAATGCCCAGATCCAGGCCGACCAGCTGCGCCAGGACGCCGAGCGGGAGCTGCGCGACGCACGTGCGCAGACCCAGCGCATCCTCCAGGAGCACGCCGAGCAGCAGGCCAGGCTCCAGTCCGAACTGCACGCCGAGGCGGTGTCGCGCCGTCAGCAGCTCGACCAGGAGCTGTCCGAGCGCCGCCAGACCGTCGAGTCGCACGTCAACGAGAACGTGGCGTGGGCCGAGCAACTGCGGGCGCGCACCGAACAGCAGGCGCGCCGCCTGCTCGACGAGTCGCGCGCCGAGGCCGACCAGGCCCTGGCCGCCGCCCGCGCCGAGGCCGAGCGCGTGGCCGAAGAAGCCCGCCAGCGGATGTCGAGCGACGCCGAGTCGGCCCGCGCCGAGGCCGAAGCGATCCTGCGCCGGGCCCGCTCGGACGCCGAGCGCCTCCTGAACGCCGCGTCCACGCAGGCGCAGGAGGCCACCGACCACGCGGAGCAGCTGCGCTCCACCACGGCCACCGAGTCCGAGCAGGCGCGCCGCCAGGCCACCGAGGCGAGCCGGGCCGCCGAGCAGCGCATGGCGGAGGCAGAGACGGCTCTGCGCGAGGCGCGCGCGGAGGCCGACAAGGTCGTCGCCGAGGCCAAGGAACTGGCGTCCAAGCAGCTCTCGGCCGCCGAGGGTGCCAACGAACAGCGCACGCGCACCGCCAAGGAGCAGGTCGCCCGGCTGGTCGGCGAGGCCACGAAGGAAGCCGAGGCCACCAGGACCGAGGCCGAGCAGCTCGTCGCCGACGCCCGTGCCGAGGCCGAGAAGCTGATCAAGGAAGCCGCCGAGAAGGCGCGCACGATCACCGCCGAGGAGACCGCGGGCCAGCTCGCCAAGGCCGCCCGCACCGCGGAGGACGTACTCGACAAGGCGTCCAAGGACGCCAAGGAGACGACGAAGGCCGCCACGGAGGAGGCCGAGCGGATCCGCACCGACGCCGAGACCGAGGCGGACCGGCTGCGCGCCGAGGCGCACGACATCGCCGAGCAGCTCAAGGGCACGGCGAAGGACGACACCAAGGAGTACCGCGCCAAGACCGTCGAGCTGCAGGAGGAGGCGCGCAGGCTGCGCGGCGAGGCCGAGCAGCTGCGGGCCGACGCGGTCACCGAGGGCGAGCGGATCCGCAGCGAGGCCCGGCGCGAGGCCGTCCAGCAGATCGAGGAAGCCGCCAGGTCCGCCGAGGAGCTGCTCGCCAAGGCGAAGGCCGACGCGGAGGAGCTGAAGTCGGCCGCGGCCACCGAGAGCGACCGGGTCCGCACCGAGGCCATCGAGCGCGCCACGACCCTGCGCAAGCAGGCCGAGGAGACCCTGGAGCGCACCCGCGCCGAGGCCGACCGGCACCGCGAGGAGGCCGCCGAGCAGGCCGAGGCCACGAAGTCCGAGGCCGAGGAAGCGGCGCGGGCCCTGCACGAGGAGACCGAGCGGGCGATAGCGGCACGTCAGGCCGAGGCCGCCGACGAGCTGGCGCGCCTGCACTCGGAGGCCGAGGAGCGTCTCGCCTCCGCCGAGCAGGCGCTGACCGACGCCCGCGCCGAGGCCGAGCGCATCCGCAAGGAGGCGTCGGACGAGACGGACCGCCTGCGTGCGGAGTCCGCCGAGCGGATCCGCACCCTTCAGTCGCAGGCCGAGACCGAGGCCGAGCGGCTGCGCACCGAGGCCGCCGCCGACGCGTCGCAGGCGCGCGCCGAGGGCGAGAACGTCGCCGTGCGGCTGCGTTCGGACGCCGCCAACGAAGCCGAGCGGCTCAAGACCGAGGCCCAGGAGTCGGCCGACCGGCTGCGCTCGGAGGCGGCCGCCGCCGCCGAGCGCGTGGGCGCGGAGGCCGCCGAGGCGCTGTCCGCCGCCCAGGAGGAGGCCGCGAGGCGCCGCAGGGAGGCCGAGGAGACCCTCAGCTCCGCGCGGGGCGAGGCCGACCAGGAGCGCGAGCGGGCCCGCGAGCAGAGCGAGGAGCTCCTCGCCTCCGCCCGCAACCGCGTCGAGGAGGCCCAGGCCGAGGCCGTCCGCCTCGTCGAGGAGGCCGACCGCCGGGCGACCGAGATGGTCTCCAGCGCCGAGCAGACCGCCCAGTCCGTACGGGACTCGGTGGCGGGCCTGCAGGAATCCGCGCAGGAGGAGATCGCGGGCCTGCGCAGCGCCGCCGAGCACGCGGCGGAGCGCACCAGGACCGAGGCGCAGGAGGAGGCGGACCGGGTCCGCTCCGACGCGTACGCCGAGCGGGAGCGTGCCGCCGAGGACGCCAACCGCACCCGGCGCGAGGCGACCGAGGAGAGCGAGGCCGCCAAGTCGCTTGCCGAGCGCACCGTGTCGGAGGCGATCGCGGAGGCCGAGCGGCTGCGTTCGGACGCCTCCGAGTACGCCCAGCGTTCGCGCACGGAAGCCTCGGACGCGATCGCGTCGGCCGAGCAGGACGCGTCCCGTACGCGTGCCGACGCCCGCGAGGACGCCAACCGCATCCGCAGCGACGCGGCGAGCCAGGCCGACCAGCTGATCGGCGAGGCGCGCAGCGAGGCGGAGCGGCTGCAGAACGAGACGGTCGCGGAGGCCGAGCGGCTGCGGACCGAGACCGCGGCGGAGGCCGAGCGGCTGCGCGGCGAGGCGGCATCGGAGGCCGAGCGGGTGCGCTCGGAGTCGGTGGCCAAGGCCGAGAAGCTCATCTCGGACGCGACGGGCGACGCCGAGCGGCTTCGCGCGGACGCCGCCGAGACGGTCGGCTCCGCCCAGCAGCACGCCGAGCGCATCCGGTCCGAGGCCGAGCGCGTCAAGGCGGAGGCGGCGGCCGAGGCCGAGCGGCTCACCTCGCAGGCGCGGGAGGAGGCCGAACGGACCCTGGACGAGGCGCGCCAGGCGGCCAACAAGCGCCGCTCCGAGGCGGCCGAGCAGGTGGACACGCTCATCACGGAGGCGGCGGCCGAGGCCGACAAGCTGACGGCGGACTCCCAGGAGAAGGCCCTCAAGGCGACCACGGACGCGGAGGCGCAGGCCGACACGATGGTCGGCGCCGCCCGCACGGAGGCCGACCGGCTGGTGGCCGAGGCGCGCGTCGAGGGCAACTCCCTGGTGGAGAAGGCCCGTACGGACGCGGACGAACTGCTCGTCGGCGCCCGCAGGGACGCGACGGCCATAAGGGAGCGCTCCGAGGAGCAGCGCGACCGCCTCAGCGCGGAGATCGAGGAGCTGCACGAGCGTGCGCGCCGCGAGTCCGCCGAGGCGATGAAGTCCGCGGGCGAGCGCTGTGACGCGTTGGTGAAGGCCGCGGAGGAGCAGCTCGCCGAGGCCGAGGCGAAGGCCAAGGAGCTGGTGTCGGACGCGAGTTCCGAGGCCGGCAAGGTCCGCATCTCCGCCGTGAAGCGGGCCGAGGCGCTGCTCAAGGAGGCCGAGACGAAGGTCGCCGAGCTGGTGCGCGACGCCGAGCGCGTCAAGGCGGAGGCGCAGGCCGAGGCGGAGCGTACGGTTGACGAGGGCAAGCGCGAGCTGGAGGTCCTCGTCCGGCGCCGGGAGGACATCAACGCGGAGATTTCCCGTGTCCAGGACGTGCTGGAGGCGTTGGAGTCTTTTGAGGCCCCACCGATCCCCGGCGCGAAGGACGGTGGCGTCAAGGCCGGTGCAGCCGCGGGGTCAACTCGATCGGGTGGCAAGCCGTCTGAGGGCTAG
- a CDS encoding cellulose-binding protein, with protein sequence MSDTSPYGFELVRRGYDRAQVDERISKLVSDRDSALARITALEKRIEELHLETQNAQAQVADAEPSYAGLGARVEKILRLAEEEAKDLREEARRAAEQHRELAESAAQQVRNDAESFAAERKAKAEDEGVRIVEKAKGEAGTLRSEAQKDAQQKREEADALFEETRAKAAQAAADFETNLAKRREQSERDLASRQAKAEKRLAEIEHRAEQLRLEAEKLRTDAERRARQTVETAQRQAEDIVADANAKADRIRSESERELAALTNRRDSINAQLTNVREMLATLTGAAVAAAGTPADDEPVSRGVPAQQTR encoded by the coding sequence ATGAGCGACACTTCCCCCTACGGCTTCGAGCTTGTGCGGCGTGGGTACGACCGCGCTCAGGTGGACGAACGTATCTCCAAGCTCGTCTCCGACCGTGACAGCGCTCTTGCTCGTATCACTGCTCTGGAAAAGCGCATTGAGGAACTGCACCTCGAGACGCAGAACGCGCAGGCGCAGGTAGCCGACGCCGAACCGTCGTACGCGGGCCTCGGTGCCCGTGTCGAGAAGATCCTCCGCCTCGCCGAGGAGGAGGCGAAGGACCTGCGCGAGGAGGCTCGTCGCGCAGCCGAGCAGCACCGCGAGCTCGCCGAGTCGGCGGCCCAGCAGGTGCGCAACGACGCCGAGTCGTTCGCGGCCGAGCGCAAGGCCAAGGCGGAGGACGAGGGCGTCCGGATCGTCGAGAAGGCCAAGGGCGAGGCGGGCACGCTGCGCAGCGAGGCGCAGAAGGACGCCCAGCAGAAGCGCGAGGAGGCGGACGCCCTCTTCGAGGAGACCCGCGCCAAGGCCGCCCAGGCCGCGGCCGACTTCGAGACGAACCTCGCCAAGCGCCGGGAGCAGTCGGAGCGTGACCTGGCCTCGCGTCAGGCCAAGGCCGAGAAGCGTCTCGCGGAGATCGAGCACCGTGCGGAGCAGCTCCGTCTTGAGGCGGAGAAGCTGCGTACGGACGCCGAGCGTCGCGCGCGTCAGACCGTCGAGACCGCTCAGCGGCAGGCCGAGGACATCGTCGCGGACGCGAACGCCAAGGCCGACCGGATCCGTTCGGAGTCCGAGCGGGAGCTCGCGGCTCTGACGAACCGTCGCGACAGCATCAACGCGCAGCTCACCAACGTGCGCGAGATGCTGGCCACCCTCACGGGTGCGGCCGTCGCCGCCGCGGGTACGCCCGCCGACGACGAGCCCGTCTCGCGTGGGGTTCCGGCGCAGCAGACCCGCTGA
- a CDS encoding ABC transporter ATP-binding protein, translated as MIELEGLTKRYGEKLAVNDLTFTVHPGIVTGFLGPNGAGKSTTMRMMLGLDNPTAGAARIDGKRYAQLKEPLKYIGALLDAKAMHGGRSAFNHLLCLAQSNGIPRARVHEVLDTVGLTQVAKKKAKGFSLGMGQRLGIAGALLGDPEILMFDEPVNGLDPEGIHWIRNLMKSLAAQGRTVFVSSHLMSEMALTADHLVVIGQGRLLADTSMADFIQQNSRSYVRLRSPQRERLLDVLHQEGVTAVEAGNGTLEVDGTEAADLGELAARHQLVLHELSPQRASLEEAFMQLTAESVEYHAHADHTGPGAAPPPPARAAGWGESWQQQPKKGS; from the coding sequence ATGATCGAGCTCGAGGGGCTGACCAAGCGGTACGGCGAGAAGCTGGCCGTCAACGACCTCACCTTCACCGTGCATCCGGGCATCGTCACCGGCTTCCTCGGACCGAACGGCGCCGGCAAGTCCACGACGATGCGGATGATGCTCGGGCTCGACAACCCCACGGCGGGCGCCGCGCGCATCGACGGCAAGCGGTACGCCCAGCTGAAGGAACCGCTCAAGTACATCGGCGCCCTGCTCGACGCCAAGGCCATGCACGGCGGGCGCAGCGCCTTCAACCATCTCCTCTGCCTCGCGCAGAGCAACGGCATCCCGCGCGCCCGCGTCCACGAGGTCCTCGACACGGTGGGCCTGACACAGGTCGCCAAGAAGAAGGCCAAGGGCTTCTCGCTCGGCATGGGCCAGCGGCTCGGCATCGCGGGCGCGCTGCTCGGCGACCCCGAGATCCTGATGTTCGACGAGCCGGTCAACGGACTCGACCCCGAGGGCATCCACTGGATCCGGAACCTGATGAAGTCCCTCGCCGCACAGGGCCGTACGGTCTTCGTCTCCTCCCACCTGATGAGTGAAATGGCGCTGACCGCCGACCACCTCGTCGTCATCGGGCAGGGGCGGCTCCTCGCGGACACCTCCATGGCGGACTTCATCCAGCAGAACTCACGCTCGTACGTCCGGCTGCGTTCCCCGCAGCGCGAACGGCTCCTCGATGTGCTGCACCAGGAGGGCGTCACCGCCGTCGAGGCGGGCAACGGCACCCTGGAGGTGGATGGGACCGAAGCCGCGGATCTCGGTGAGCTCGCCGCCCGCCATCAGCTCGTGCTCCATGAACTGAGCCCCCAGCGGGCCTCGCTCGAAGAGGCCTTCATGCAGCTCACCGCGGAGTCGGTGGAGTATCACGCGCACGCCGACCACACGGGCCCCGGCGCCGCCCCGCCACCCCCCGCGCGGGCCGCGGGCTGGGGCGAGAGCTGGCAGCAGCAGCCCAAGAAGGGGTCCTGA
- a CDS encoding ABC transporter permease: MAAAQVLKSEWTKIRSVSSTVWTLGLAVVVTVGLGLLISILAKNDYDSLNAQDRRVFDPTFTSFAGMSLGQLAMIVFGVLVVSNEYSTGMIRTSLSAVPQRATFMASKVAVATLLCLVVGLVTSFIAFFVGQAVLGEHKAVIGDPGVLRAVIGGGLYMTLIAMFSMGVATMLRSPMLSLGILMPFFFLISSILGNVSATKKIGRFLPDQAGNRIMQVKTPLDDDVPYGPWGGLAIMVVWVAVALIGGYALLKKRDA; encoded by the coding sequence ATGGCCGCGGCACAAGTACTGAAGTCGGAGTGGACCAAGATCCGCTCGGTCTCGTCGACCGTGTGGACGCTGGGTCTCGCGGTGGTCGTCACGGTCGGGCTCGGCCTGCTCATCAGCATTCTGGCGAAGAACGACTACGACAGCCTCAACGCCCAGGACCGCCGGGTCTTCGACCCGACCTTCACCAGCTTCGCCGGCATGAGCCTCGGCCAGCTCGCGATGATCGTCTTCGGTGTGCTCGTCGTCTCGAACGAGTACAGCACCGGCATGATCCGCACCTCGCTCTCCGCGGTCCCGCAGCGCGCCACCTTCATGGCGAGCAAGGTCGCGGTCGCCACCCTGCTCTGTCTGGTGGTGGGCCTGGTCACGAGCTTCATCGCGTTCTTCGTGGGACAGGCGGTGCTCGGCGAGCACAAGGCCGTGATCGGCGACCCGGGAGTGCTGCGTGCGGTGATCGGCGGCGGGCTCTACATGACGCTCATCGCGATGTTCTCGATGGGCGTCGCGACGATGCTGCGCAGTCCGATGCTGTCCCTCGGCATCCTGATGCCGTTCTTCTTCCTCATCTCCAGCATCCTGGGCAACGTCTCCGCGACGAAGAAGATCGGCCGCTTCCTCCCCGACCAGGCGGGGAACAGGATCATGCAGGTGAAGACACCGCTGGACGACGACGTCCCGTACGGTCCCTGGGGCGGGCTCGCGATCATGGTGGTGTGGGTCGCGGTGGCACTGATCGGCGGATACGCGCTGCTGAAGAAGCGCGACGCCTAG
- a CDS encoding ABC transporter ATP-binding protein, with protein sequence MIEAVGLTKRYGAKTAVYNLSFQVRPGTVTGFLGPNGSGKSTTMRMILGLDQPTTGQVTIGGYPYRKLPNAPRQVGALLDAKAVHGGRHARNHLLCLAQLSGIPARRVDEVLGVVGLQDVAKKRSKGFSLGMGQRLGIAAALLGDPQVLLFDEPVNGLDPEGILWVRNLMKSLAAEGRTVFVSSHLMSEMALTAEHLIVIGRGQMLADMSVKDFISHNSADFARVRVPEGDVQQREKLSAALSEAGGQVMPEQDGALRVTGLPLPRISDLAHGADVRVWELSPHQASLEEAYMRMTQGAVDYRSTVDQRAGLQQQLPPGAMPQPQMPVPGQGQPGWYAPPPPQQGGQPFAMPQGAPGAPGAPQGTPNPYAAAAPQAPAAAPAPAPAPDMTKRDSEDPR encoded by the coding sequence ATGATCGAGGCAGTCGGCCTGACGAAGCGCTACGGCGCCAAGACAGCCGTGTACAACCTTTCCTTTCAGGTGCGACCCGGCACGGTCACCGGCTTCCTGGGCCCGAACGGCTCCGGCAAGTCGACGACCATGCGCATGATCCTCGGGCTCGACCAACCCACCACGGGCCAGGTGACGATCGGCGGCTACCCGTACCGCAAGCTCCCCAACGCCCCCCGCCAGGTCGGCGCGCTGCTCGACGCCAAGGCGGTGCACGGCGGGCGGCACGCCCGCAACCACCTCCTGTGCCTCGCGCAGCTCTCCGGCATCCCGGCCCGCCGGGTCGACGAGGTGCTCGGCGTCGTGGGCCTCCAGGACGTGGCGAAGAAGCGCTCCAAGGGCTTCTCGCTCGGCATGGGCCAGCGCCTGGGCATCGCCGCGGCGCTGCTCGGCGACCCGCAGGTGCTGCTCTTCGACGAGCCGGTCAACGGCCTCGACCCCGAGGGCATCCTCTGGGTGAGGAACCTGATGAAGTCCCTCGCCGCCGAGGGCCGCACGGTCTTCGTCTCCTCGCACCTGATGAGCGAGATGGCGCTGACCGCCGAGCACCTGATCGTGATCGGCCGCGGGCAGATGCTCGCGGACATGAGCGTCAAGGACTTCATCTCGCACAACTCCGCCGACTTCGCCCGGGTGCGGGTGCCGGAAGGCGACGTGCAGCAGCGCGAGAAGCTGTCGGCCGCGCTGAGCGAGGCGGGCGGCCAGGTCATGCCCGAGCAGGACGGCGCGCTGCGCGTGACCGGCCTTCCGCTCCCCCGCATCAGCGACCTCGCACACGGCGCGGACGTCCGCGTGTGGGAGCTCTCGCCGCACCAGGCCTCGCTGGAAGAGGCGTACATGCGGATGACGCAGGGCGCCGTCGACTACCGCTCGACGGTCGACCAGCGGGCGGGCCTCCAGCAGCAGCTGCCGCCGGGTGCGATGCCGCAGCCGCAGATGCCGGTGCCCGGCCAGGGCCAGCCCGGGTGGTACGCACCGCCGCCGCCCCAGCAGGGCGGCCAGCCGTTCGCGATGCCGCAGGGCGCACCTGGCGCCCCCGGCGCACCGCAGGGCACTCCCAACCCGTACGCGGCCGCCGCCCCTCAGGCGCCCGCCGCTGCTCCTGCCCCCGCCCCCGCCCCCGACATGACCAAGCGCGACAGCGAGGACCCGCGATGA